From Primulina tabacum isolate GXHZ01 chromosome 2, ASM2559414v2, whole genome shotgun sequence, one genomic window encodes:
- the LOC142522409 gene encoding pre-mRNA-processing factor 39-1-like isoform X1 translates to MGDGEFVVAQTSAVAGYSSTDNHDPSETTSAPDTDSSTVQITENMNVPDNLPYAEDKLDSSIPPNEANLVAHGSDMDVAAGYVSSINGLHGAEDAAKVYVMENGINSTAGIGSALLHQPLGGSEFMPGLSAEEERSWSIVTANSLDFNAWTSLIEETERISEGEILKIQKVYDAFLAEFPLCYGYWKKYADHEARLSSMDKVAEVYERAVQSVTYSVDMWLHYCVFAIGTYGDPDAIRRLFERALEYVGSDYLCFPLWDKFIEYEISQQDWPRVATLYTRVLEIPNQQLDRYFEGFKELVANRPLSELRTAEEAADTAFTNSETRGQENEGEVPAGASEQYFKPLNTSLKDAEELEKYIAIREEIYKRAKEFDSKIVGFETAIRRPYFHVRPLNVAELENWHNYLDFVEGGDDFNKIVKLYERCLIACANYPGYWIRYVLCMEVIGSMELSDNALARATQVFVKRQPEIHLFAARFREKHGDISGARAAYQLVHTGISPGLLEAIIKHANMEHRLGNLEDACSLYEQAIAIEKGKEHSQTLPLLFAQYSRFMFLVCGKVDKAREILDQGLEIAQLSKPLLEAMIHLESIQTLPKRVDYLDSLVDKFIVQSPTNPSVASVGEREELSSIFLEFLDLFGDAQSIKKADDRHAKLFLPHKSVAESKKRYAEDYLLSDKTKIAKSLISPSSVVGAYTSTPNQWATGYGVQPQAWPQASQAQAQQWTPGYPQQGAYGAYGTSYTHPQIPTSQSAAYGTYPPTYPTQTYAQTATAATLPAAQQPAGAPPTYYGTYY, encoded by the exons ATGGGGGACGGCGAGTTTGTGGTGGCACAGACATCTGCTGTCGCTGGTTATTCTTCTACAGATAACCATGATCCGAGTGAAACCACTTCTGCACCTGATACTGACAGTTCCACTGTTCAAATTACTGAAAACATGAATGTTCCAGACAATCTGCCTTATGCAGAAGACAAACTTGATTCGTCCATCCCTCCAAATGAAGCTAATTTAGTGGCTCATGGTTCCGATATGGATGTTG CTGCTGGCTATGTTTCTTCTATTAATGGTCTTCATGGAGCAGAGGATGCTGCAAAAGTTTATGTCATGGAAAATGGGATTAACTCAACCGCTGGTATCGGATCAGCTTTATTGCATCAACCTCTAGGTGGTTCTG AATTTATGCCAGGTCTAAGTGCAGAAGAAGAAAGATCGTGGAGCATTGTGACAGCTAATTCCTTGGACTTTAATGCTTGGACTTCCCTAATAGAAGAGACAGAGAGAATATCAGAG GGAGAGATTTTGAAGATTCAAAAAGTTTATGATGCCTTTTTAGCGGAATTTCCTCTCTGCTATGGTTATTGGAAGAAGTATGCTGATCATGAGGCACGCCTAAGCTCAATGGACAAAGTTGCAGAGGTTTATGAACGAGCTGTTCAAAGCGTAACCTACTCTGTTGACATGTGGTTGCATTATTGTGTATTTGCAATTGGCACTTATGGAGATCCTGATGCTATCAGAAG GTTATTTGAAAGAGCTTTAGAATATGTTGGAAGTGATTATTTATGCTTTCCTCTTTGGGACAAATTCATTGAGTATGAAATTTCTCAACAAGATTGGCCTCGTGTTGCCACATTATACACACGGGTGTTGGAAATTCCAAATCAGCAGCTGGATCGCTATTTTGAAgg TTTTAAAGAGTTGGTTGCCAATAGGCCTCTGTCAGAGTTGAGAACAGCCGAGGAAGCTGCTGACACAGCTTTTACGAATTCAGAAACTCGTGGTCAGGAAAACGAGGGAGAGGTGCCCGCTGGTGCTTCAGAACAGTATTTTAAGCCACTTAACACAAGCTTAAAAGATGCCGAGGAGTTGGAGAAGTACATTGCCATTAGGGAAGAGATATATAAGAGGGCTAAGGAGTTTGATTCTAAAATCGTTGGTTTCGAAACTGCAATTAGGAGGCCCTACTTTCATGTACGGCCCCTAAATGTTGCGGAGCTTGAAAATTGGCATAACTATCTTGATTTTGTCGAAGGCGGAGATGATTTCAATAAG ATTGTCAAGCTATATGAAAGATGTCTTATAGCATGTGCCAATTATCCTGGATACTGGATTCGGTATGTTTTGTGCATGGAAGTTATTGGCAGTATGGAGCTTTCTGATAATGCCCTTGCTCGTGCTACTCAGGTCTTCGTGAAG AGGCAACCGGAGATCCATCTTTTTGCTGCGCGATTTAGAGAAAAGCATGGTGACATATCTGGAGCTCGAGCTGCGTATCAACTTGTGCACACTGGGATTTCACCTGGGCTTCTAGAAGCAATAATTAAGCATGCTAACATGGAGCACCGCCTT GGAAACCTAGAAGATGCTTGTTCCTTATATGAACAGGCAATTGCAATCGAAAAAGGAAAGGAACACTCGCAGACTTTACCTTTGTTATTTGCTCAGTACTCACGGTTTATGTTCCTG GTTTGTGGCAAAGTGGATAAGGCTAGGGAAATTCTTGATCAAGGGTTGGAGATTGCACAATTGTCAAAGCCCCTTCTGGAG GCAATGATCCACTTGGAATCAATCCAGACACTTCCGAAGCGAGTCGATTACTTGGATTCCTTGgttgataaattcatagtgCAGAGTCCTACCAACCCTAGTGTTGCAAGTGTTGGGGAAAGAGAGGAGCTGTCAAGCATTTTCTTGGAG TTCTTGGATCTTTTTGGAGATGCACAATCCATAAAGAAGGCTGATGATCGACATGCAAAACTGTTTTTGCCCCATAAGAGCGTAGCTGAGTCGAAGAAGCGCTATGCAGAGGATTATTTATTATCAGACAAAACTAAAATAGCCAAATCACTTATTTCACCATCTTCAGTGGTGGGAGCTTATACCAGCACACCGAATCAGTGGGCAACAGGTTATGGTGTACAGCCTCAGGCTTGGCCTCAAGCCTCACAAGCTCAGGCACAACAGTGGACTCCTGGCTATCCACAACAG GGTGCCTATGGTGCTTATGGAACTAGTTACACGCATCCACAAATACCCACATCCCAAAGTGCTGCATATGGAACATATCCTCCTACTTATCCAACACAG ACATATGCACAGACGGCAACAGCTGCAACATTGCCTGCAGCCCAACAGCCGGCTGGGGCTCCTCCCACATATTACGGCACTTACTATTGA
- the LOC142522409 gene encoding pre-mRNA-processing factor 39-1-like isoform X4 yields MGDGEFVVAQTSAVAGYSSTDNHDPSETTSAPDTDSSTVQITENMNVPDNLPYAEDKLDSSIPPNEANLVAHGSDMDVAAGYVSSINGLHGAEDAAKVYVMENGINSTAGIGSALLHQPLGGSGLSAEEERSWSIVTANSLDFNAWTSLIEETERISEGEILKIQKVYDAFLAEFPLCYGYWKKYADHEARLSSMDKVAEVYERAVQSVTYSVDMWLHYCVFAIGTYGDPDAIRRLFERALEYVGSDYLCFPLWDKFIEYEISQQDWPRVATLYTRVLEIPNQQLDRYFEGFKELVANRPLSELRTAEEAADTAFTNSETRGQENEGEVPAGASEQYFKPLNTSLKDAEELEKYIAIREEIYKRAKEFDSKIVGFETAIRRPYFHVRPLNVAELENWHNYLDFVEGGDDFNKIVKLYERCLIACANYPGYWIRYVLCMEVIGSMELSDNALARATQVFVKRQPEIHLFAARFREKHGDISGARAAYQLVHTGISPGLLEAIIKHANMEHRLGNLEDACSLYEQAIAIEKGKEHSQTLPLLFAQYSRFMFLVCGKVDKAREILDQGLEIAQLSKPLLEAMIHLESIQTLPKRVDYLDSLVDKFIVQSPTNPSVASVGEREELSSIFLEFLDLFGDAQSIKKADDRHAKLFLPHKSVAESKKRYAEDYLLSDKTKIAKSLISPSSVVGAYTSTPNQWATGYGVQPQAWPQASQAQAQQWTPGYPQQGAYGAYGTSYTHPQIPTSQSAAYGTYPPTYPTQTYAQTATAATLPAAQQPAGAPPTYYGTYY; encoded by the exons ATGGGGGACGGCGAGTTTGTGGTGGCACAGACATCTGCTGTCGCTGGTTATTCTTCTACAGATAACCATGATCCGAGTGAAACCACTTCTGCACCTGATACTGACAGTTCCACTGTTCAAATTACTGAAAACATGAATGTTCCAGACAATCTGCCTTATGCAGAAGACAAACTTGATTCGTCCATCCCTCCAAATGAAGCTAATTTAGTGGCTCATGGTTCCGATATGGATGTTG CTGCTGGCTATGTTTCTTCTATTAATGGTCTTCATGGAGCAGAGGATGCTGCAAAAGTTTATGTCATGGAAAATGGGATTAACTCAACCGCTGGTATCGGATCAGCTTTATTGCATCAACCTCTAGGTGGTTCTG GTCTAAGTGCAGAAGAAGAAAGATCGTGGAGCATTGTGACAGCTAATTCCTTGGACTTTAATGCTTGGACTTCCCTAATAGAAGAGACAGAGAGAATATCAGAG GGAGAGATTTTGAAGATTCAAAAAGTTTATGATGCCTTTTTAGCGGAATTTCCTCTCTGCTATGGTTATTGGAAGAAGTATGCTGATCATGAGGCACGCCTAAGCTCAATGGACAAAGTTGCAGAGGTTTATGAACGAGCTGTTCAAAGCGTAACCTACTCTGTTGACATGTGGTTGCATTATTGTGTATTTGCAATTGGCACTTATGGAGATCCTGATGCTATCAGAAG GTTATTTGAAAGAGCTTTAGAATATGTTGGAAGTGATTATTTATGCTTTCCTCTTTGGGACAAATTCATTGAGTATGAAATTTCTCAACAAGATTGGCCTCGTGTTGCCACATTATACACACGGGTGTTGGAAATTCCAAATCAGCAGCTGGATCGCTATTTTGAAgg TTTTAAAGAGTTGGTTGCCAATAGGCCTCTGTCAGAGTTGAGAACAGCCGAGGAAGCTGCTGACACAGCTTTTACGAATTCAGAAACTCGTGGTCAGGAAAACGAGGGAGAGGTGCCCGCTGGTGCTTCAGAACAGTATTTTAAGCCACTTAACACAAGCTTAAAAGATGCCGAGGAGTTGGAGAAGTACATTGCCATTAGGGAAGAGATATATAAGAGGGCTAAGGAGTTTGATTCTAAAATCGTTGGTTTCGAAACTGCAATTAGGAGGCCCTACTTTCATGTACGGCCCCTAAATGTTGCGGAGCTTGAAAATTGGCATAACTATCTTGATTTTGTCGAAGGCGGAGATGATTTCAATAAG ATTGTCAAGCTATATGAAAGATGTCTTATAGCATGTGCCAATTATCCTGGATACTGGATTCGGTATGTTTTGTGCATGGAAGTTATTGGCAGTATGGAGCTTTCTGATAATGCCCTTGCTCGTGCTACTCAGGTCTTCGTGAAG AGGCAACCGGAGATCCATCTTTTTGCTGCGCGATTTAGAGAAAAGCATGGTGACATATCTGGAGCTCGAGCTGCGTATCAACTTGTGCACACTGGGATTTCACCTGGGCTTCTAGAAGCAATAATTAAGCATGCTAACATGGAGCACCGCCTT GGAAACCTAGAAGATGCTTGTTCCTTATATGAACAGGCAATTGCAATCGAAAAAGGAAAGGAACACTCGCAGACTTTACCTTTGTTATTTGCTCAGTACTCACGGTTTATGTTCCTG GTTTGTGGCAAAGTGGATAAGGCTAGGGAAATTCTTGATCAAGGGTTGGAGATTGCACAATTGTCAAAGCCCCTTCTGGAG GCAATGATCCACTTGGAATCAATCCAGACACTTCCGAAGCGAGTCGATTACTTGGATTCCTTGgttgataaattcatagtgCAGAGTCCTACCAACCCTAGTGTTGCAAGTGTTGGGGAAAGAGAGGAGCTGTCAAGCATTTTCTTGGAG TTCTTGGATCTTTTTGGAGATGCACAATCCATAAAGAAGGCTGATGATCGACATGCAAAACTGTTTTTGCCCCATAAGAGCGTAGCTGAGTCGAAGAAGCGCTATGCAGAGGATTATTTATTATCAGACAAAACTAAAATAGCCAAATCACTTATTTCACCATCTTCAGTGGTGGGAGCTTATACCAGCACACCGAATCAGTGGGCAACAGGTTATGGTGTACAGCCTCAGGCTTGGCCTCAAGCCTCACAAGCTCAGGCACAACAGTGGACTCCTGGCTATCCACAACAG GGTGCCTATGGTGCTTATGGAACTAGTTACACGCATCCACAAATACCCACATCCCAAAGTGCTGCATATGGAACATATCCTCCTACTTATCCAACACAG ACATATGCACAGACGGCAACAGCTGCAACATTGCCTGCAGCCCAACAGCCGGCTGGGGCTCCTCCCACATATTACGGCACTTACTATTGA
- the LOC142522409 gene encoding pre-mRNA-processing factor 39-1-like isoform X2 has product MGDGEFVVAQTSAVAGYSSTDNHDPSETTSAPDTDSSTVQITENMNVPDNLPYAEDKLDSSIPPNEANLVAHGSDMDVAAGYVSSINGLHGAEDAAKVYVMENGINSTAGIGSALLHQPLEFMPGLSAEEERSWSIVTANSLDFNAWTSLIEETERISEGEILKIQKVYDAFLAEFPLCYGYWKKYADHEARLSSMDKVAEVYERAVQSVTYSVDMWLHYCVFAIGTYGDPDAIRRLFERALEYVGSDYLCFPLWDKFIEYEISQQDWPRVATLYTRVLEIPNQQLDRYFEGFKELVANRPLSELRTAEEAADTAFTNSETRGQENEGEVPAGASEQYFKPLNTSLKDAEELEKYIAIREEIYKRAKEFDSKIVGFETAIRRPYFHVRPLNVAELENWHNYLDFVEGGDDFNKIVKLYERCLIACANYPGYWIRYVLCMEVIGSMELSDNALARATQVFVKRQPEIHLFAARFREKHGDISGARAAYQLVHTGISPGLLEAIIKHANMEHRLGNLEDACSLYEQAIAIEKGKEHSQTLPLLFAQYSRFMFLVCGKVDKAREILDQGLEIAQLSKPLLEAMIHLESIQTLPKRVDYLDSLVDKFIVQSPTNPSVASVGEREELSSIFLEFLDLFGDAQSIKKADDRHAKLFLPHKSVAESKKRYAEDYLLSDKTKIAKSLISPSSVVGAYTSTPNQWATGYGVQPQAWPQASQAQAQQWTPGYPQQGAYGAYGTSYTHPQIPTSQSAAYGTYPPTYPTQTYAQTATAATLPAAQQPAGAPPTYYGTYY; this is encoded by the exons ATGGGGGACGGCGAGTTTGTGGTGGCACAGACATCTGCTGTCGCTGGTTATTCTTCTACAGATAACCATGATCCGAGTGAAACCACTTCTGCACCTGATACTGACAGTTCCACTGTTCAAATTACTGAAAACATGAATGTTCCAGACAATCTGCCTTATGCAGAAGACAAACTTGATTCGTCCATCCCTCCAAATGAAGCTAATTTAGTGGCTCATGGTTCCGATATGGATGTTG CTGCTGGCTATGTTTCTTCTATTAATGGTCTTCATGGAGCAGAGGATGCTGCAAAAGTTTATGTCATGGAAAATGGGATTAACTCAACCGCTGGTATCGGATCAGCTTTATTGCATCAACCTCTAG AATTTATGCCAGGTCTAAGTGCAGAAGAAGAAAGATCGTGGAGCATTGTGACAGCTAATTCCTTGGACTTTAATGCTTGGACTTCCCTAATAGAAGAGACAGAGAGAATATCAGAG GGAGAGATTTTGAAGATTCAAAAAGTTTATGATGCCTTTTTAGCGGAATTTCCTCTCTGCTATGGTTATTGGAAGAAGTATGCTGATCATGAGGCACGCCTAAGCTCAATGGACAAAGTTGCAGAGGTTTATGAACGAGCTGTTCAAAGCGTAACCTACTCTGTTGACATGTGGTTGCATTATTGTGTATTTGCAATTGGCACTTATGGAGATCCTGATGCTATCAGAAG GTTATTTGAAAGAGCTTTAGAATATGTTGGAAGTGATTATTTATGCTTTCCTCTTTGGGACAAATTCATTGAGTATGAAATTTCTCAACAAGATTGGCCTCGTGTTGCCACATTATACACACGGGTGTTGGAAATTCCAAATCAGCAGCTGGATCGCTATTTTGAAgg TTTTAAAGAGTTGGTTGCCAATAGGCCTCTGTCAGAGTTGAGAACAGCCGAGGAAGCTGCTGACACAGCTTTTACGAATTCAGAAACTCGTGGTCAGGAAAACGAGGGAGAGGTGCCCGCTGGTGCTTCAGAACAGTATTTTAAGCCACTTAACACAAGCTTAAAAGATGCCGAGGAGTTGGAGAAGTACATTGCCATTAGGGAAGAGATATATAAGAGGGCTAAGGAGTTTGATTCTAAAATCGTTGGTTTCGAAACTGCAATTAGGAGGCCCTACTTTCATGTACGGCCCCTAAATGTTGCGGAGCTTGAAAATTGGCATAACTATCTTGATTTTGTCGAAGGCGGAGATGATTTCAATAAG ATTGTCAAGCTATATGAAAGATGTCTTATAGCATGTGCCAATTATCCTGGATACTGGATTCGGTATGTTTTGTGCATGGAAGTTATTGGCAGTATGGAGCTTTCTGATAATGCCCTTGCTCGTGCTACTCAGGTCTTCGTGAAG AGGCAACCGGAGATCCATCTTTTTGCTGCGCGATTTAGAGAAAAGCATGGTGACATATCTGGAGCTCGAGCTGCGTATCAACTTGTGCACACTGGGATTTCACCTGGGCTTCTAGAAGCAATAATTAAGCATGCTAACATGGAGCACCGCCTT GGAAACCTAGAAGATGCTTGTTCCTTATATGAACAGGCAATTGCAATCGAAAAAGGAAAGGAACACTCGCAGACTTTACCTTTGTTATTTGCTCAGTACTCACGGTTTATGTTCCTG GTTTGTGGCAAAGTGGATAAGGCTAGGGAAATTCTTGATCAAGGGTTGGAGATTGCACAATTGTCAAAGCCCCTTCTGGAG GCAATGATCCACTTGGAATCAATCCAGACACTTCCGAAGCGAGTCGATTACTTGGATTCCTTGgttgataaattcatagtgCAGAGTCCTACCAACCCTAGTGTTGCAAGTGTTGGGGAAAGAGAGGAGCTGTCAAGCATTTTCTTGGAG TTCTTGGATCTTTTTGGAGATGCACAATCCATAAAGAAGGCTGATGATCGACATGCAAAACTGTTTTTGCCCCATAAGAGCGTAGCTGAGTCGAAGAAGCGCTATGCAGAGGATTATTTATTATCAGACAAAACTAAAATAGCCAAATCACTTATTTCACCATCTTCAGTGGTGGGAGCTTATACCAGCACACCGAATCAGTGGGCAACAGGTTATGGTGTACAGCCTCAGGCTTGGCCTCAAGCCTCACAAGCTCAGGCACAACAGTGGACTCCTGGCTATCCACAACAG GGTGCCTATGGTGCTTATGGAACTAGTTACACGCATCCACAAATACCCACATCCCAAAGTGCTGCATATGGAACATATCCTCCTACTTATCCAACACAG ACATATGCACAGACGGCAACAGCTGCAACATTGCCTGCAGCCCAACAGCCGGCTGGGGCTCCTCCCACATATTACGGCACTTACTATTGA